A stretch of Fusarium poae strain DAOMC 252244 chromosome 2, whole genome shotgun sequence DNA encodes these proteins:
- a CDS encoding hypothetical protein (TransMembrane:5 (o6-25i37-61o89-114i126-149o169-192i)): MAGLQPDIYAALSITWVAAFLALVMRIKARRMMKTKLWIDDYFAIVALFFITSYCSVIIYWTHSFKLGLSLSTISDPIEASRIQDRSRLLLWICELLYASSIAFCKLAILCFYWRVFQYTSIRYAIIGLLVAVTIWIILRTFFVIFHCVPVQAYWDKSIQGAKCPFNEANFFFATILVHTTMDCIILILPVIEVMKMTLPLSQKLAVIGLFTSGTMYVDLTHMMELLLTPEKSLRCVDICVGPFKVIQSPNRRYSQRHGGEYDVVYCGN; the protein is encoded by the exons ATGGCCGGGCTTCAGCCCGATATCTATGCAGCACTCAGCATTACCTGGGTCGCAGCTTTTCTGGCCCTTGTAATGCGAATCAAAGCCCggaggatgatgaagacgaaacTATGGATCGATGATTATTTTGCCATTGTCGCCTTG TTTTTCATCACGAGTTATTGTTCAGTGATTATTTACT GGACCCATAGCTTTAAGCTCGGACTGTCACTCAGTACAATATCAGACCCGATCGAAGCCAGCCGCATCCAGGACCGATCACGACTCCTACTATGGATCTGTGAACTCCTCTATGCCTCATCAATTGCCTTTTGCAAACTAGCTATTCTATGCTTTTACTGGCGGGTGTTTCAGTATACGTCAATCCGATATGCCATCATAGGCCTGCTCGTCGCTGTGACCATCTGGATTATTCTTCGAACGTTTTTCGTTATATTCCACTGTGTTCCAGTTCAGGCATATTGGGATAAAAGTATACAAGGCGCGAAATGTCCCTTCAATGAAGCAAACTTCTTCTTTGCTACGATTCTCGTACACACGACAATGGATTGTATCATCTTGATTTTGCCAGTCATCGAAGTCATGAAGATGACTCTGCCATTGTCACAAAAGTTAGCTGTGATTGGTCTTTTCACCTCTGGAACTATGTACGTTGACTTAACTCATATGATGGAACTGTTACTTACTCCTGAGAAGAGTCTGCGTTGCGTCGATATTTGTGTTGGTCCATTCAAAGTTATACAATCCCCGAACCGACGATATTCCCAGAGACATGGCGGCGAATATGATGTGGTCTACTGTGGAAACTAA
- a CDS encoding hypothetical protein (SECRETED:SignalP(1-22)), translating into MKLPFAACALLGGITKMIVASAELGDVSYDDQGPGTYCITYLSTYLSPVSIGTELPEPSQNATEPDQTTSLSTGDEDRFSSDVNPNLVTTLSTEQSSSALVTEPTAVDFDPTGRRIIFAITPSEETRKRDIGGFVGNDICTFATVFTLGNGRLFDAGIPISYLGDAFQLFQSSSVPTVDDITTTFSNSGGSLRFINPRLPGSQASFCQTSSDGEVYMTFTSRPQGCVPVSLTIYGVERCINGRIDGLDTSTAANTQVESTQAPELPSSEGSVSISLPDVTDEETVFPTMTIDPTRPLSFSNFTSQQSTVKLPSFTNGIELPSLPPSRSDKPTPFETETLTPTFFGTSEEVQSSLEAKTSAFTSTLALPVFESSSSINELPTASLSTSVFATSSSYISTSDEVSLSSSFSTPSLSSDTTLLTETSDFSSILTSSIESTLPETTASIESTLPETITLQPTSEGPTTTTVMESTTTTEEPIIITNAIRNGRFAMPNPNPERGIMGFATEGGAIYHNGDCFSGDAGSDDGCAVLKTSNDRKRATDSFAAISQMLTSLSPSSTVLYTLQFYYSVITIGLNQACTIDAYLGERQAFSQGVSTGDGASTSWNRVSTTMEADAQSASLSISMSCSGSGLATIYIDSVFVSNEVTPDNIDAHQLEFGDAEVPPQETTGRSDESTQIASTSSIDDFSTTSQTTTASETPTEVCNYTHGEECARDPSKWPPDGMCEFYGLFNGETWKESRRDYPHQDNAMQCVAICKSIPDCQSVGYFENENRCLFTNTVITRDAFTIIEGRDNWKNSYWVDQRCWSCPDCVDESVPNTPSEMCSYTQGDLCTRRDAPEGVICNTEAWLAGMYILGDQVIDQYPHQDSPEACAAICRAYHGCKGSGFKDGRCKLSGFKLATSGGIIPLDLNRDPSWNSLWDDPECFTCPGCID; encoded by the exons ATGAAGCTTCCATTTGCAGCATGTGCGTTGCTAGGTGGCATCACCAAGATGATCGTTGCTTCTGCTGAGCTCGGCGACGTGAGCTATGATGACCAAGGACCTGGCACATACTGTATTACCTATCTTTCCACATACTTGTCACCTGTTTCCATAGGTACTGAGCTTCCCGAACCTTCCCAGAATGCTACTGAGCCCGATCAAACAACTTCATTGAGTACTGGTGACGAAGACCGCTTCTCATCAGACGTCAATCCAAACCTGGTCACTACACTCAGTACAGAGCAGTCTTCGTCAGCATTAGTGACAGAGCCAACGGCGGTGGACTTTGATCCAACTGGTCGACGGATTATCTTCGCTATAACCCCTTCCGAGGAAACTAGGAAGCGAGACATTGGCGGGTTTGTTGGCAATGACATCTGCACCTTCGCCACTGTCTTCACCCTTGGAAACGGTCGTCTCTTCGATGCAGGCATACCCATTTCATACCTTGGTGATGCTTTCCAACTATTCCAATCATCATCAGTACCTACTGTGGACGACATAACTACTACCTTTAGTAATAGTGGAGGATCCCTCCGGTTTATCAACCCTAGACTTCCTGGTAGCCAGGCATCATTTTGCCAGACATCCTCCGACGGCGAGGTGTATATGACATTCACGTCTAGGCCTCAAGGTTGCGTTCCTGTTTCTCTGACCATTTATGGAG TTGAGCGATGCATCAACGGTCGGATCGATGGCCTGGACACTTCGACTGCCGCCAACACCCAGGTAGAGAGTACACAAGCTCCAGAGCTACCCTCTTCCGAAGGTTCGGTTTCCATATCACTACCGGACGTGACAGACGAGGAGACAGTTTTCCCTACCATGACGATTGACCCTACACGCCCTCTATCTTTTAGCAACTTCACTTCCCAGCAATCCACGGTCAAACTCCCGTCCTTCACCAATGGCATTGAGCTCCCCTCTCTCCCCCCCTCGAGATCTGACAAACCAACCCCTTTTGAAACAGAAACATTAACACCGACCTTTTTCGGTACCTCTGAAGAAGTACAGAGCTCTCTCGAAGCAAAGACATCGGCATTTACCAGTACACTCGCTCTACCTGTCTTCGAAAGTTCTTCTTCTATAAATGAGTTGCCCACCGCGAGTTTATCGACGTCTGTTTTTGCCACTTCTAGCTCATATATATCCACTAGCGACGAAGTTTCTTTATCCTCGTCTTTCTCCACTCCTTCTCTCTCCTCAGATACAACATTATTGACAGAAACTTCTGATTTTTCGTCTATTCTTACATCTTCAATCGAATCAACCTTACCGGAAACTACAGCTTCAATCGAATCAACTTTGCCGGAAACTATAACACTGCAACCGACTTCAGAGGGACCAACTACCACCACGGTCATGGAATCGACGACAACGACTGAAGAACCTATCATCATCACGAACGCTATTCGTAACGGAAGGTTTGCTATGCCAAACCCCAATCCTGAGCGTGGTATCATGGGTTTTGCGACGGAGGGCGGTGCCATATATCATAACGGAGACTGTTTCAGTGGAGATGCCGGCTCCGATGACGGATGCGCCGTCCTCAAAACATCCAACGACAGAAAGAGGGCTACAGACTCCTTTGCCGCTATATCTCAGATGCTCACCTCTTTGAGTCCAAGCAGCACTGTTCTTTATACACTGCAGTTCTACTACAGTGTAATCACTATTGGATTAAACCAGGCGTGCACAATTGATGCATATCTTGGAGAGCGTCAAGCCTTTTCACAAGGCGTTTCCACTGGTGATGGTGCGAGCACATCGTGGAACAGAGTATCCACCACCATGGAAGCCGATGCACAGAGCGCGAGCTTGAGTATCTCAATGTCTTGCTCTGGTAGTGGATTAGCAACGATCTACATTGATTCAGTCTTTGTCTCCAATGAAGTCACGCCGGATAATATTGATGCTCACCAGCTCGAGTTTGGAGATGCCGAGGTTCCCCCTCAAGAAACCACTGGTCGAAGTGATGAATCAACGCAAATCGCGTCAACATCAAGTATCGATGATTTCTCCACTACCTCACAAACCACAACTGCATCGGAAACTCCCACGGAGGTTTGCAACTACACTCACGGCGAAGAATGTGCACGCGATCCTTCCAAATGGCCGCCTGATGGCATGTGTGAGTTTTATGGCCTTTTTAACGGGGAGACGTGGAAAGAGTCGCGGAGAGATTACCCACACCAGGACAACGCTATGCAGTGTGTAGCCATCTGCAAGTCGATACCGGACTGCCAGTCAGTTGGCTACTTCGAAAATGAGAACCGTTGTTTATTCACAAATACCGTGATAACCCGAGATGCCTTTACAATTATCGAGGGACGTGACAATTGGAAAAACTCCTATTGGGTGGACCAAAGGTGTTGGAGTTGTCCAGATTGCGTTGATGAGTCTGTCCCCAATACACCTTCTGAAATGTGTTCATACACACAAGGAGATCTTTGTACACGCAGAGATGCACCAGAAGGAGTCATCTGTAATACTGAAGCTTGGTTGGCAGGAATGTACATCCTTGGCGATCAAGTGATTGATCAATATCCTCACCAGGACTCACCCGAAGCATGCGCCGCTATCTGCCGTGCCTATCATGGCTGCAAGGGCTCCGGGTTCAAAGACGGCAGATGTAAACTCTCTGGTTTCAAGCTTGCTACATCCGGCGGGATCATTCCACTAGATCTGAACAGGGACCCGTCCTGGAATTCCCTTTGGGATGATCCAGAATGTTTCACTTGCCCAGGTTGTATTGACTAG